From a region of the Rhodothermia bacterium genome:
- a CDS encoding DUF814 domain-containing protein, giving the protein MAEDWNTRFRDGILGDVYAQNKGELILAMGTKEADHALLVQTNPGRTGIFRVDGYNRAKRNVLTRFEQVIGQAITEIKVADRDRFILISLENGWKIQLRLFGPHANAYLLNKEGVVADAFKAPQKWVGKPAPEMRPAEEVGTFTAFSERWQAASGSKTWVQQLRRILPFMDEGLSQEVFHRLGGAWHTAPNLAALFDTSNALLCELSNPKPCLYWDGDQLVAFSLIPLQHLAHLREEVFPTTDAAVRVYWRRFFAQYKFRRLFDPLYKALNAATEQLRHRTEQVLEEVSRPSRAVRYEKWAHLLMAQANTLPKGHTEIVLPDLFEPDHVEVVKLDSRLNGVENAQYYYEKARKTRQARLHAEERWTETEALATKATQLLLALTQLNTAPAVEQFQLQYADHLIKLVGHQHMGQETLPFRRFMVSGYEVWVGRNARENDLLTFRYAQKHDLWLHARGVAGSHVLLRRQAKNRMPPKLVLEQTAAIAAYFSQAKSSSLAPVIYTERKYVRKARKGPPGAVLVEREQVLLVVPDLPENTP; this is encoded by the coding sequence TTGGCCGAAGACTGGAATACCCGTTTCCGTGATGGCATTCTGGGCGATGTCTATGCCCAAAACAAAGGTGAATTGATTTTAGCGATGGGCACAAAAGAAGCTGACCATGCGCTTTTGGTACAAACCAATCCGGGAAGAACGGGTATTTTTCGGGTTGATGGCTATAACCGTGCCAAACGAAACGTCCTAACACGCTTTGAACAAGTGATTGGTCAGGCGATTACGGAAATAAAAGTGGCAGACCGCGACCGTTTTATCCTTATATCATTAGAAAACGGTTGGAAAATCCAATTGCGCTTGTTCGGGCCTCACGCCAATGCTTATCTCCTTAACAAAGAAGGTGTGGTGGCAGATGCCTTCAAAGCGCCACAAAAATGGGTAGGGAAGCCCGCACCTGAAATGAGACCCGCCGAAGAGGTGGGTACTTTTACTGCATTCTCGGAACGCTGGCAAGCCGCTTCTGGTAGTAAAACGTGGGTGCAACAACTCCGAAGAATCCTTCCTTTTATGGACGAGGGATTGTCGCAAGAGGTTTTTCATCGGTTGGGTGGTGCATGGCATACCGCGCCAAACTTAGCCGCTCTTTTTGATACCAGTAATGCACTTTTGTGCGAATTGTCCAATCCCAAACCTTGTTTGTATTGGGATGGAGACCAACTCGTAGCCTTTTCCCTGATCCCACTTCAACATCTTGCGCATCTTCGGGAGGAAGTGTTCCCCACAACCGATGCCGCCGTCAGGGTGTATTGGCGACGCTTTTTTGCCCAATACAAATTTCGGCGATTATTCGACCCGCTCTACAAGGCTTTGAATGCTGCAACCGAACAACTGCGCCATCGCACCGAGCAGGTGCTAGAGGAGGTTTCTCGACCAAGCCGCGCTGTGCGGTATGAAAAATGGGCGCATTTACTGATGGCCCAAGCAAATACCTTGCCTAAAGGGCATACGGAAATTGTTCTGCCTGATTTGTTTGAGCCTGACCATGTGGAGGTGGTGAAATTAGACTCGCGCCTAAATGGGGTGGAAAACGCCCAATACTACTACGAAAAAGCCCGAAAAACCCGACAAGCACGCCTACATGCAGAGGAACGATGGACAGAAACCGAGGCGCTTGCCACAAAAGCAACTCAACTGCTCTTGGCGTTGACGCAACTTAATACAGCGCCTGCCGTTGAGCAATTCCAGCTACAATACGCCGACCACCTGATTAAGCTCGTTGGGCACCAACATATGGGGCAAGAAACCCTCCCCTTTAGACGATTTATGGTTTCGGGGTACGAGGTCTGGGTGGGCAGAAATGCCCGCGAGAACGACTTGTTGACCTTTCGCTATGCCCAGAAGCACGATCTATGGCTACATGCTCGTGGGGTTGCCGGATCGCATGTTTTACTCAGGCGCCAAGCGAAAAACCGAATGCCCCCCAAACTTGTTTTGGAGCAAACGGCTGCTATTGCGGCCTACTTTAGCCAAGCCAAAAGCAGTAGTTTGGCTCCGGTCATCTATACTGAACGTAAATATGTGAGAAAAGCCAGAAAAGGGCCGCCGGGAGCCGTACTCGTTGAGCGTGAACAAGTTTTATTGGTCGTGCCCGATTTGCCGGAAAATACCCCGTAG
- a CDS encoding U32 family peptidase → MNRSIELMAPAGSYEALWAAIKGGCNSVYFGVEQLNMRARSSNNFTLEDLKQIAQIGKEHNIRTYLTLNTILYDHDISLMRNIVQTAKDSGITAIIASDHAVMNYAKKIGMEIHISTQANVSNIDTVEFYANFADVVVLARELSLKQVADISREIKRRDITGPSGELVQLEIFAHGALCMAISGKCYLSLHSHFASANRGACIQNCRRSYIVTDKEEGMQFEVDNEYIMSAQDLCTIDFIDKILDAGVRVLKLEGRGRAPDYVYTVTKAYNEAINAYLDGTYTHEKIDYWMAELATVYNRGFWDGYYLGRKMGEWSDVPGSKASKQKIFVAKGLNYFPKVQIAEFICESNSLSVGDEMIITGPTSGYFQLTVSELRINNEPVEKVKKGDVFTLPVEGKIRPSDRLYKLAPVKV, encoded by the coding sequence ATGAACCGAAGCATTGAACTCATGGCCCCAGCGGGGTCTTATGAAGCCCTTTGGGCGGCCATCAAAGGCGGGTGTAATTCCGTTTATTTTGGCGTAGAACAACTCAATATGCGGGCGCGGTCGTCCAATAATTTTACCTTAGAGGACTTAAAGCAAATTGCACAAATCGGCAAGGAGCATAACATCCGCACATACCTTACGCTCAATACCATCCTCTACGACCACGACATTTCGCTGATGCGGAATATCGTCCAAACCGCCAAAGACAGTGGCATAACGGCCATCATTGCCTCAGACCATGCGGTGATGAACTACGCCAAAAAAATTGGGATGGAGATTCATATCTCTACACAAGCCAATGTCTCGAACATAGATACGGTAGAGTTCTATGCAAACTTTGCGGACGTGGTGGTTTTGGCAAGAGAACTTAGCCTAAAACAAGTGGCCGACATTAGCCGAGAAATTAAGCGGCGCGATATTACTGGCCCGTCTGGGGAACTGGTCCAACTGGAGATTTTTGCACATGGGGCACTTTGTATGGCCATTTCCGGTAAATGTTACCTGAGTTTACACTCCCACTTTGCCTCGGCAAATCGTGGGGCTTGTATTCAGAATTGCCGCCGGAGTTATATTGTCACGGACAAAGAGGAGGGGATGCAGTTCGAGGTAGATAACGAGTATATCATGTCTGCCCAAGATTTATGCACCATAGATTTTATAGATAAGATTTTGGATGCGGGCGTTAGGGTACTTAAACTTGAAGGACGAGGCCGCGCACCAGACTATGTTTACACCGTCACAAAAGCCTACAACGAGGCCATCAATGCGTATTTAGACGGAACCTATACCCACGAAAAAATTGATTATTGGATGGCAGAATTGGCTACGGTCTATAATCGTGGATTCTGGGACGGATATTATTTGGGGCGCAAAATGGGGGAATGGTCGGATGTGCCAGGGTCTAAAGCCAGTAAACAAAAGATATTTGTAGCAAAAGGTCTAAACTACTTCCCGAAAGTACAAATTGCGGAATTTATCTGCGAATCCAACAGCCTTTCTGTCGGAGACGAAATGATTATCACTGGCCCCACCAGTGGCTATTTCCAACTTACGGTCTCGGAATTGCGCATCAACAACGAACCCGTAGAAAAGGTCAAAAAAGGCGATGTCTTTACCCTTCCGGTCGAGGGCAAAATCCGTCCATCCGATCGTTTGTACAAACTGGCGCCCGTGAAAGTATGA
- a CDS encoding ferredoxin, with product MIRIIHQRAKCIGCNACVEAADYRWRVSHKDGKCTLVGGEERNGGFYTVVVDDHEWDDNELAAKNCPVKIIKLHRI from the coding sequence ATGATCCGCATCATCCACCAACGCGCCAAGTGCATTGGGTGTAATGCCTGTGTAGAAGCTGCGGATTATCGCTGGCGTGTTTCTCACAAAGATGGAAAATGTACCCTCGTTGGAGGGGAGGAACGCAATGGTGGTTTCTACACGGTAGTAGTGGACGACCACGAATGGGATGATAACGAACTTGCGGCGAAGAATTGTCCGGTGAAGATCATAAAACTTCACCGGATTTAG
- a CDS encoding methyltransferase domain-containing protein gives MSEILHFVKAGIRNPLHVGALMPSSPALARAMVDGLDLKPNQTVLELGPGTGSLTHALNAKLPHAQAYLGIERDPHFVSLLQKRFPHLRFVVGDAANALHISNEHIEGQIKYIISGLPFATLPTQVRSAILENLTHLLTPGSVFRTFQYLHASRIPQATAFRQFMNERYGSAKRSPIVLKNIPPAFTYTWHVPHS, from the coding sequence ATGAGTGAGATTCTTCATTTTGTCAAAGCCGGTATCCGCAACCCATTACATGTTGGGGCTTTGATGCCAAGTTCGCCGGCTTTGGCACGGGCAATGGTTGATGGTTTAGACCTTAAGCCCAATCAAACTGTATTGGAGTTAGGCCCCGGAACAGGTTCTCTTACCCATGCGCTAAATGCTAAATTGCCACATGCACAAGCGTATTTGGGCATCGAGCGGGATCCCCACTTCGTTTCCTTGCTGCAAAAAAGGTTTCCACACCTTCGTTTTGTAGTGGGGGATGCGGCAAATGCGCTCCATATCTCCAATGAACACATAGAAGGACAGATCAAATACATTATCTCCGGCTTACCTTTTGCAACGTTGCCAACCCAAGTTCGGTCGGCTATTTTAGAGAATCTCACCCATTTACTTACGCCGGGCAGTGTTTTCCGAACATTTCAGTACCTCCATGCCTCCCGTATTCCCCAAGCGACGGCCTTCCGACAGTTTATGAATGAGCGATATGGCTCTGCAAAACGCAGCCCGATTGTCCTTAAAAACATTCCACCGGCCTTTACCTACACTTGGCACGTGCCACATTCTTGA
- a CDS encoding ATP-binding cassette domain-containing protein — protein MESLAPQTPIIRISDLHLTRSRNALLREVNWCVMPGDHWVILGPNGAGKTTLLHALAGYMPPTSGKVEVLGNTFGRTDWRELRKHIGLVSAGLLPRIGDGETGLEVVVSGKYAQLNMWTIPTPEDVATAQYLMSQTETQTLEARPWRYLSQGERQRILIARARMANPALLILDEPCAGLDPVARFRFLTFVEKLLHQPDAPSVVLVTHHAEEITPSFSHVLMLGIGHTVASGPIDEVLTNHNLTKTFGVAIDLWKDTAGYHLRIIP, from the coding sequence ATGGAAAGCCTTGCCCCGCAAACACCCATTATCCGTATATCGGACTTGCACCTGACTCGCAGCCGAAACGCCCTTTTGCGTGAGGTGAATTGGTGTGTAATGCCCGGAGATCATTGGGTGATTTTGGGGCCGAATGGTGCAGGAAAAACAACCTTGTTGCACGCATTGGCGGGTTATATGCCCCCGACATCGGGCAAGGTCGAGGTCTTGGGCAATACGTTTGGGCGGACGGATTGGCGGGAACTACGCAAACACATTGGCTTGGTGAGTGCAGGTTTGTTGCCACGCATCGGAGATGGGGAAACCGGCTTAGAAGTGGTGGTAAGTGGAAAATATGCCCAATTGAACATGTGGACAATCCCTACACCCGAAGATGTTGCAACTGCCCAATACCTGATGTCACAAACAGAGACCCAAACGTTGGAGGCACGTCCATGGCGGTATTTGTCCCAAGGCGAGCGCCAAAGGATTCTCATTGCCCGTGCAAGAATGGCAAATCCGGCACTCCTAATCTTGGATGAGCCTTGCGCGGGCTTAGACCCCGTAGCCCGTTTCCGGTTTTTGACCTTTGTCGAAAAACTGCTGCACCAACCAGATGCGCCTTCGGTGGTTTTGGTAACACACCATGCCGAGGAAATTACGCCCTCTTTTTCCCATGTGCTCATGCTGGGAATCGGGCATACAGTGGCTTCTGGGCCGATTGACGAGGTGCTGACGAACCACAACCTTACAAAAACCTTTGGGGTAGCCATTGATTTATGGAAAGACACTGCGGGCTACCATTTGCGGATCATACCTTGA
- a CDS encoding CPBP family intramembrane metalloprotease has product MTANKEPQIRNSALRFFVLVYFLSAPFWLFQLFIDKTNLPLNIPITDIGAAFTPLIAACIMSYKENGKTGVRNLLLRIFDFKKLRLKWWLVIVLLPLLIFSSIYFFLKTNSYPIPDKWTVSFYSIPLLLLFFYLGAIGEEVGYMGYVVEKLQNKFSAFWTSIIIGVPWIIWHYPSIFQQGRNLNFIFWGTLGTIAFRTIYVWLYNNTNKSLSACIFLHCLYNTGRVIFPSDQHNNPLVNFPNIHYGVLVLIAVTITLLWGHKTLDLLHWDKYNVYISLNVYSSQY; this is encoded by the coding sequence ATGACAGCAAACAAAGAACCTCAAATACGAAATTCTGCACTTCGTTTTTTCGTGCTTGTTTATTTTTTATCAGCACCTTTTTGGCTATTCCAATTATTCATTGACAAAACTAATTTACCCTTAAACATACCCATAACAGACATAGGTGCAGCATTTACACCCCTCATCGCTGCTTGCATTATGTCATATAAAGAAAATGGAAAAACAGGCGTAAGAAATTTATTATTAAGAATATTTGATTTTAAAAAACTGAGATTGAAATGGTGGCTCGTAATTGTACTACTACCATTATTGATTTTCTCTTCAATTTATTTTTTTTTAAAAACAAACAGCTATCCAATTCCTGACAAATGGACAGTTTCTTTTTATTCAATTCCATTGTTACTATTATTTTTTTATTTAGGTGCAATAGGTGAAGAAGTAGGATACATGGGCTATGTTGTTGAAAAATTACAAAACAAATTTAGTGCATTTTGGACAAGCATTATAATTGGCGTCCCGTGGATAATATGGCATTATCCATCCATTTTTCAACAAGGGAGAAACCTGAATTTCATATTTTGGGGAACATTAGGCACTATAGCTTTTAGGACAATATATGTCTGGTTATACAATAATACCAATAAGAGTTTATCTGCTTGCATTTTTTTACATTGCCTATACAATACAGGACGAGTAATATTTCCTTCTGACCAACACAATAACCCATTAGTTAATTTTCCAAATATCCATTATGGAGTTTTAGTATTAATTGCTGTTACAATAACTCTATTGTGGGGACATAAAACATTAGACTTGTTGCATTGGGATAAGTATAATGTTTACATTAGTTTAAACGTGTATTCCTCTCAATATTAA
- a CDS encoding META domain-containing protein, with protein sequence MKTSKISLLLALVLFLVGIGFTAQAQTLSRKNTIKQSKPKLINTKSSLKRYKWVLVQVYDQQGGMRVSKENVYFQVAEDLKGLGGNGGCNVFGGDLSVTQRVLKIGPIMSTKMYCGESSTLENRFLALMDGEKTYRINGRRLTLRDGKTTLVFVARPRERE encoded by the coding sequence ATGAAGACCTCGAAAATCTCTTTGCTCCTTGCCCTCGTCTTGTTTTTGGTCGGGATAGGGTTTACGGCTCAGGCACAAACCCTTAGCCGAAAAAACACAATAAAACAATCTAAACCAAAATTAATCAATACAAAATCAAGCCTAAAGCGTTATAAATGGGTGTTGGTTCAGGTATATGATCAACAAGGCGGTATGAGGGTATCCAAAGAGAATGTTTATTTTCAGGTGGCAGAAGACCTCAAAGGGCTGGGTGGAAATGGTGGATGTAATGTATTTGGTGGAGACCTCTCTGTCACCCAACGTGTCCTAAAAATTGGGCCAATCATGTCCACAAAAATGTACTGTGGCGAGAGCAGTACCCTCGAAAATCGCTTCCTTGCATTAATGGATGGTGAAAAAACATACCGAATTAATGGCAGACGTCTTACCCTCCGCGATGGCAAAACGACCTTGGTTTTTGTGGCGCGTCCTCGAGAACGAGAATAA
- a CDS encoding maleylpyruvate isomerase N-terminal domain-containing protein: MANEIKIETLHLFSVLDRKLIELLKSLTAEEWDSQTVAKLWKVKDVASHLLDGNLRGLSTSRDSYFGEKPENIQSYQDLVVFLNQLNMSWTSATKRLSPQVIINLLESTGKEYTEHLKSLNPFDNAIFSVAWAGQETSPNWFHIAREYTEKFLHQQQIRDAVGKQGIMTKELFYPFIDTFMFAFPHTFSKISAENGTVVSIEVSTEIGGVWSVVKKDTGWELDKSKNLNTVSKVFIDPDTVWKLFSKSWNPLQVIDKVKISGDVELGKQALNIVAVMA; this comes from the coding sequence ATGGCAAATGAAATTAAAATAGAAACCTTGCATTTGTTTTCCGTTTTAGACAGAAAACTGATAGAACTTTTAAAATCTCTAACAGCAGAAGAATGGGATAGCCAAACGGTTGCTAAACTTTGGAAGGTAAAAGACGTGGCTTCTCATTTACTTGACGGAAATTTAAGAGGATTATCTACGTCAAGAGATAGTTATTTTGGAGAAAAACCTGAAAATATACAATCTTATCAAGACCTTGTTGTTTTTCTAAATCAATTAAATATGTCTTGGACAAGTGCAACAAAAAGATTAAGCCCACAAGTAATTATCAACCTCTTGGAGAGTACAGGGAAAGAATATACAGAACACTTAAAATCACTCAATCCGTTTGACAATGCAATTTTTTCAGTGGCATGGGCAGGACAAGAAACATCGCCTAATTGGTTTCACATAGCGAGAGAATACACAGAAAAATTTTTACATCAACAACAAATTAGGGACGCAGTTGGCAAACAAGGCATTATGACAAAAGAATTATTTTATCCATTTATTGATACTTTTATGTTTGCTTTTCCACATACGTTCAGCAAGATTTCAGCAGAAAACGGGACAGTTGTTTCTATTGAAGTTAGCACTGAAATTGGTGGAGTTTGGAGTGTTGTAAAAAAAGACACAGGTTGGGAATTAGACAAAAGTAAAAACCTTAATACAGTATCTAAGGTGTTTATTGACCCTGATACAGTTTGGAAGTTGTTTTCAAAAAGTTGGAATCCCCTTCAAGTAATTGATAAAGTTAAGATTTCAGGTGATGTTGAATTGGGAAAACAAGCACTAAATATAGTTGCAGTAATGGCGTAA
- a CDS encoding DUF423 domain-containing protein: MNSSKLFLVVGALLAGISVAIGAFGAHGLKSMVTPERLQVFEIGVRYQMYHALALLFVGWTMRTASVDLLLVGWLFIAGIALFSGSLYILVLGDFARLGMVTPLGGVAMIAAWVILAYRLWRI, encoded by the coding sequence ATGAACAGCAGTAAACTATTTCTTGTGGTGGGTGCTTTATTGGCCGGAATTTCTGTAGCCATCGGTGCATTTGGCGCACACGGACTAAAAAGCATGGTCACACCCGAACGCCTGCAAGTATTCGAGATAGGAGTTAGATACCAGATGTACCACGCCTTGGCACTCTTGTTCGTAGGTTGGACAATGCGGACGGCATCGGTGGACTTGTTGCTGGTGGGCTGGCTTTTTATTGCGGGAATTGCCTTGTTTTCCGGAAGCCTCTACATTTTGGTGCTTGGAGACTTTGCCCGATTGGGGATGGTGACGCCGCTTGGTGGTGTGGCCATGATTGCCGCCTGGGTGATTTTGGCGTATAGGCTCTGGCGTATTTGA
- the rlmH gene encoding 23S rRNA (pseudouridine(1915)-N(3))-methyltransferase RlmH has product MKIALWMIGKTAERYLDEGMAVYEKRLRHYVPFEVTVLPDVKQAKNLNPAQFKEAEGTLILDRLEKRDMLVLLDEAGKTFGSVAFAKWIEGQMNVSAQRMVFLIGGAFGFSKDVYERAQFKISLSEMTFSHQLVRLIFLEQLYRAQTILKGEPYHHV; this is encoded by the coding sequence ATGAAAATTGCCCTTTGGATGATTGGTAAAACTGCGGAACGGTATTTAGACGAAGGGATGGCCGTTTACGAAAAACGATTGCGCCACTATGTCCCATTCGAGGTGACCGTCTTACCGGACGTAAAGCAGGCCAAAAACCTAAATCCAGCACAATTTAAAGAGGCAGAAGGGACTTTGATTTTAGACCGTTTGGAGAAACGCGATATGTTGGTGCTTTTGGATGAAGCCGGTAAAACTTTTGGCTCGGTGGCGTTTGCCAAATGGATAGAAGGGCAAATGAACGTATCGGCGCAGCGCATGGTTTTCCTGATCGGCGGTGCTTTTGGTTTTTCTAAGGACGTTTACGAGCGTGCCCAATTCAAAATTTCGCTCTCCGAAATGACGTTTTCTCATCAATTGGTACGGCTTATCTTTTTGGAGCAGCTTTATCGGGCGCAGACCATCTTAAAAGGTGAGCCTTATCACCATGTATAA
- a CDS encoding M28 family peptidase has protein sequence MLPLPKKSQATWKMWLVLGGLALIATLFILRLWMNTRIVPTFDGQKAFMHLEKQVHFGPRIPGTSGHQKALAYFQRTLTPWAETVSLQPFEWRDRKDTNNVWRGTNVVASFNLKATRRILLLAHWDTRPFADQDPNPANRIKPVMGANDGASGVAVLLELARLLHDNPPKMGVDILLTDMEDLGDYDHEEKPNERNPFSIGAQKFVDMNPDYSPEYGVLLDMIGDKDLRIPYEKFSITNAPTVVENVYAAAERAQAKAFVREEGQAVMDDHVPFLRKGVPVINLIDFEYPYWHTIGDTPDKCSPESLRQVGQTILELLFG, from the coding sequence TTGCTCCCATTGCCAAAAAAATCCCAAGCTACATGGAAAATGTGGTTGGTCTTGGGAGGGCTGGCCCTCATTGCTACACTTTTTATTTTGCGCTTGTGGATGAATACCCGCATCGTTCCTACATTCGATGGTCAAAAAGCATTTATGCACTTGGAAAAGCAGGTGCATTTTGGACCGCGTATCCCCGGAACATCCGGTCATCAAAAAGCATTGGCCTATTTTCAACGAACCTTAACACCATGGGCAGAGACCGTCTCGTTACAGCCGTTTGAATGGCGCGACCGCAAGGATACCAACAACGTGTGGCGTGGAACGAATGTCGTGGCCTCTTTTAACCTGAAAGCCACGCGTCGTATTTTGTTATTGGCCCATTGGGATACTCGCCCCTTCGCCGACCAAGACCCAAATCCCGCAAACCGCATAAAACCCGTTATGGGGGCAAACGATGGTGCTTCTGGCGTAGCCGTCTTACTCGAATTGGCGCGCCTCCTACACGATAACCCGCCAAAGATGGGTGTGGACATCTTGTTGACGGATATGGAGGACTTGGGAGACTACGACCACGAAGAGAAACCAAACGAACGAAACCCCTTCTCCATTGGCGCACAAAAATTTGTGGACATGAACCCCGATTACTCGCCAGAATATGGGGTTTTGCTGGACATGATAGGCGATAAAGACCTACGGATTCCCTATGAGAAATTCTCGATCACGAATGCGCCAACAGTTGTAGAAAACGTATATGCCGCCGCAGAACGTGCCCAAGCGAAGGCTTTTGTACGCGAAGAAGGGCAGGCTGTAATGGACGATCATGTGCCTTTTTTACGCAAGGGAGTACCCGTCATTAACCTGATTGACTTTGAATACCCATATTGGCATACCATTGGGGATACGCCCGATAAATGTAGCCCAGAGAGCCTAAGACAGGTAGGACAAACCATTCTGGAATTGCTCTTCGGATAA